Proteins from a single region of Nodularia sp. LEGE 06071:
- a CDS encoding ArnT family glycosyltransferase: MRPFGEKEWLFSLVVGSLILWLIFLGSLPLRDWDEGTVAQVAREIWRAPVGSMRWLYPILGDQPYHNKPPLIHLLIAWAYSLGGVNEWTTRLPSAILTALGVPILYLVGGLVFQQNLPALFAALVYLTMLPIVRHGRLAMLDGASISFFLLLLFFLLKARQHKQYALGVGICLGLITLTKGMLVLLLGAIACLFAIAEGQLALWKNPYFWAGMFCGTAAPLAWYVAQWQYYGSNFLEINFQAQTFNRLVQSVEGHSGPPWYYLIELIKYGFPWLIFLPGGLYLAAKKRHTTWARLVLMGTIVYFVAISVMRTKLPWYIMPVYPFLALAIGAKLSEVWQHRHLINKYWAGFLAIIALAGVGGCIYFALADPQPVLIAMSLVLAISMGVAAGLIKQRSRLFIPVLFSGMYLVLGLLMSSQSWIWELNETFPVKPVAALIRAHVSPGTKIYTSFAYSRPSLDFYCDCQVIPADITVLQQMWSGQSYLLLDHASLENLNLSGGQVLGTSEVFTLIYSSIK, encoded by the coding sequence ATGCGTCCATTCGGAGAAAAAGAATGGCTATTTAGCTTGGTTGTGGGATCTCTGATTCTCTGGCTAATATTTTTGGGAAGCTTACCTTTACGTGACTGGGATGAGGGTACTGTAGCACAGGTTGCCCGTGAAATTTGGCGCGCCCCGGTTGGTTCGATGCGTTGGCTTTACCCCATTTTGGGAGATCAACCATATCACAACAAACCACCTCTGATCCATTTACTAATTGCTTGGGCTTATTCCCTCGGAGGAGTGAATGAGTGGACAACACGCTTACCTAGTGCAATTTTAACTGCCTTGGGAGTACCTATACTGTATTTGGTCGGGGGGTTGGTTTTTCAGCAAAATTTGCCAGCTTTATTTGCGGCTTTGGTTTATTTAACAATGTTGCCTATAGTACGTCATGGACGACTGGCGATGCTAGATGGTGCGAGTATTTCTTTTTTCCTCTTATTGTTATTTTTTCTCCTCAAAGCACGTCAACATAAACAGTATGCTCTAGGTGTGGGCATTTGCTTGGGGCTGATTACTCTGACAAAGGGGATGCTTGTTTTATTGCTGGGTGCGATCGCTTGTTTATTTGCGATCGCCGAGGGACAATTAGCTTTGTGGAAAAACCCCTATTTCTGGGCGGGAATGTTTTGCGGTACGGCTGCACCTTTGGCTTGGTATGTTGCCCAATGGCAGTATTATGGCAGTAATTTCTTAGAAATAAACTTTCAGGCACAAACCTTTAACCGTCTTGTGCAATCAGTGGAAGGTCATAGTGGCCCTCCTTGGTACTATTTAATTGAGTTAATCAAATACGGTTTTCCTTGGCTGATATTTTTGCCGGGTGGGTTATATCTAGCTGCAAAAAAACGTCATACCACTTGGGCGCGTCTAGTTCTGATGGGGACAATTGTTTATTTTGTCGCTATTTCTGTGATGAGAACAAAACTGCCGTGGTATATCATGCCAGTTTATCCGTTTTTAGCTTTAGCAATTGGGGCGAAACTGAGCGAAGTTTGGCAACATCGCCATTTGATTAACAAATATTGGGCAGGATTTTTGGCTATTATTGCTTTAGCAGGTGTCGGAGGATGTATTTACTTTGCTCTTGCAGATCCTCAGCCTGTGTTGATAGCCATGAGTCTGGTTTTGGCAATCAGTATGGGTGTAGCAGCAGGGCTAATTAAACAGCGAAGTCGCCTGTTTATTCCCGTGCTATTTTCAGGGATGTATCTCGTTTTAGGACTATTGATGAGTTCGCAATCCTGGATTTGGGAGTTAAACGAAACGTTTCCAGTCAAGCCAGTGGCGGCATTAATTCGCGCCCACGTTTCACCAGGAACAAAAATTTATACTTCTTTTGCGTATAGTCGTCCTAGTTTAGATTTTTACTGTGATTGCCAAGTCATTCCCGCAGATATCACAGTTTTACAACAAATGTGGTCAGGTCAATCTTATTTACTATTAGATCATGCCAGTTTAGAGAATCTCAATTTATCTGGCGGTCAAGTTTTAGGCACATCTGAGGTATTTACCTTGATTTATTCATCAATTAAATAA
- a CDS encoding polysaccharide deacetylase family protein: protein MENNKSFFWSQGILIALLALSATLSISLMLLIKPHTSDAQSKPSIDMNNLSAAKIGTQQRIEELKATMLTSWQQEANTKGFSSAASARFQGATIKAAKLAQGQKVIALTFDDGPWPETTSQVLDILKKNNIKGTFFVVGKNVKNYPHLVKRVVTEGHAIGNHTWHHWYHYMNPKAAAYEVDHTTDLIYQTAGVKTNLFRPPGGIMHNGVSAYARNSKYAIIMWSSDSLDYSRPTVPNLVNNVFRTAEPGGIVLLHDGGGNRSSTVQALPAIISKFRQQGYGFVTVPELLAMEEKAQKLLANNK, encoded by the coding sequence GTGGAAAACAATAAGTCGTTTTTTTGGTCGCAAGGAATATTAATTGCGTTGCTGGCCTTGAGTGCTACTTTAAGCATTAGCTTAATGTTACTTATCAAGCCCCATACTTCTGATGCTCAGAGCAAACCAAGTATAGATATGAATAATTTATCTGCTGCCAAAATAGGAACTCAGCAACGGATTGAGGAATTAAAGGCGACTATGCTCACAAGTTGGCAGCAAGAAGCAAACACTAAGGGTTTTTCCTCTGCTGCATCAGCACGCTTTCAAGGGGCGACGATTAAGGCGGCGAAGCTTGCTCAAGGTCAAAAAGTAATTGCTCTCACCTTTGATGATGGCCCTTGGCCGGAAACCACTTCACAAGTGCTGGATATCCTGAAAAAAAATAATATCAAAGGCACATTTTTTGTAGTTGGAAAGAATGTTAAAAATTATCCCCACCTAGTCAAGCGGGTGGTTACTGAAGGTCACGCTATTGGTAATCATACGTGGCATCATTGGTATCATTATATGAACCCCAAAGCGGCTGCCTACGAAGTCGATCACACAACAGATTTAATTTATCAAACGGCTGGTGTGAAAACAAATTTGTTTCGACCACCTGGGGGGATCATGCACAATGGGGTGAGCGCCTATGCTAGAAATAGCAAGTATGCCATCATTATGTGGTCATCTGACTCATTAGACTATTCGCGTCCTACAGTCCCAAATTTAGTCAATAATGTGTTCAGAACCGCCGAACCTGGTGGTATTGTGTTATTGCATGATGGTGGTGGTAATCGCTCCTCAACGGTGCAAGCTTTACCAGCAATTATTAGTAAATTTCGCCAGCAAGGCTATGGTTTTGTCACTGTTCCAGAACTTTTAGCAATGGAAGAAAAGGCGCAAAAATTGCTCGCAAATAACAAGTAA
- a CDS encoding RNA-guided endonuclease TnpB family protein, whose amino-acid sequence MLHKAVLVRLYPSKEQEIQLAQAFGCARWWWNYALNKSIETYKETGKGLSRVALNAFLPALKKAEETVWLADCYSQILQATTLNLTTAYKNFFEKRAGFPKFKSKHGKQSIHYPQNVKIIDGNVKLPGNIGIVKAKIHRLIEGKIKTVTVCKTPSGKYFASILTEVEGENPTITFGKIYGIDLGLKHFAVVTDGEKVSKYDNPKHLAKHEKNLKRKQKKLARKQKGSKSRNKYRKVVAKVYERVSNSRQDFLHKLSYKLVSDSQAVIVENLHVKGMVRNHNLAKAISDCGWGTFTNFLAYKLERKGGKLVEIDRWFPSSKLCSNCFYQVREMPLDVRQWTCPHCGTHHDRDGNAAINIRTEGIRIIKAEGSAVSAVGGDVRPKLGRKSKLRHSPVSTEADTLLGTPSQCG is encoded by the coding sequence GTGTTACACAAAGCGGTTCTTGTCCGTTTGTATCCATCAAAAGAACAAGAAATACAACTAGCTCAAGCATTTGGTTGCGCTCGTTGGTGGTGGAATTACGCTCTAAATAAGTCAATTGAAACTTATAAAGAAACGGGCAAGGGACTTAGCCGTGTAGCACTCAATGCGTTTCTTCCGGCGCTCAAAAAGGCAGAAGAGACTGTATGGTTAGCCGATTGTTATAGCCAAATTTTACAGGCAACAACACTTAATCTAACCACAGCATACAAGAACTTTTTTGAGAAACGTGCTGGGTTTCCTAAGTTCAAATCCAAGCATGGTAAACAGTCTATTCACTATCCTCAAAACGTCAAAATTATCGATGGCAATGTCAAACTTCCAGGCAATATTGGGATAGTCAAAGCCAAAATACATAGGCTAATTGAGGGGAAAATCAAGACTGTAACTGTATGTAAAACTCCATCAGGTAAGTATTTTGCATCCATCCTGACTGAAGTAGAAGGGGAAAATCCAACTATTACATTCGGTAAGATTTACGGTATTGATTTAGGGTTGAAGCACTTTGCTGTTGTAACTGATGGTGAAAAGGTTTCTAAATATGATAATCCCAAGCACCTTGCCAAGCATGAGAAAAACCTCAAGCGTAAGCAGAAAAAGTTAGCCCGTAAACAAAAAGGGAGTAAGTCAAGAAACAAGTATAGAAAAGTTGTTGCCAAAGTGTACGAGCGAGTTAGTAACTCCAGGCAAGATTTTTTACATAAACTTAGTTATAAGTTGGTCAGCGATAGCCAAGCTGTCATAGTAGAGAATCTTCATGTCAAAGGCATGGTTCGTAATCACAATTTGGCGAAGGCAATTTCTGATTGTGGATGGGGAACATTCACCAATTTTCTAGCCTATAAGCTAGAGCGTAAAGGTGGAAAGTTGGTTGAGATTGATAGATGGTTTCCCAGTTCCAAGCTCTGTTCTAATTGTTTCTATCAAGTGCGTGAGATGCCATTGGATGTGAGGCAATGGACTTGTCCTCATTGTGGTACTCATCATGACCGTGATGGCAACGCAGCGATCAATATTAGAACCGAGGGGATCAGAATCATAAAGGCGGAAGGTTCAGCCGTCTCTGCTGTAGGAGGGGATGTCAGACCAAAGCTTGGGCGAAAGTCTAAGTTGCGGCATTCCCCTGTGAGTACAGAAGCCGACACTTTACTTGGTACTCCAAGTCAGTGTGGGTAG